The following are encoded together in the Periplaneta americana isolate PAMFEO1 chromosome 5, P.americana_PAMFEO1_priV1, whole genome shotgun sequence genome:
- the LOC138699925 gene encoding uncharacterized protein — protein sequence MGINALGVAVCAAVLCVCWGQTALEEPKQNLDEGRKQLQQVYVPSTPVLEPQAQADVGQDLPTQGKDDMQTQEHFYWGYRPYYRPRSWGWGRGWGWNGYSGYGDYYGYGRRYPYYYYWG from the exons ATGGGAATCAACGCG CTGGGAGTAGCGGTATGTGCAGCGGTGCTGTGTGTGTGTTGGGGTCAGACTGCTCTGGAGGAACCCAAGCAGAATCTGGACGAGGGCCGCAAGCAGCTGCAGCAGGTGTACGTACCTTCAACACCCGTCCTGGAACCTCAGGCACAGGCTGATGTCGGCCAGGACCTGCCCACTCAGGGAAAGGACGATATGCAGACCCAGGAACACTTCTACTGGGGCTACCGTCCGTACTATAGACCCCGGTCATGGGGTTGGGGACGTGGCTGGGGGTGGAACGGCTATAGTGGTTATGGTGATTACTATGGATATGGAAGAAGATATCCCTATTATTACTACTGGGGTTAA